The sequence GTCAATTAGAACatactcgaaaatattttccttccAAATATTAGATACAGCCCAGATGCCCGTTCCTACCCCCGAACCGAAATCAATAAAACTGCGTGGTTTGAACTCTGTATCGCGTTTTTTGATTTCTTCAAATATTCGCATCAAAACCGAGAATTCTGCGGGTGAACGACCCAATAGATATTCGAGGCTTTTATATGCGTCGTAATCCAAAGGTTTCCAGGCGTAGATTTGCTGTTTAGCGCGTTTTTTCGATTGTGCTTCTACTACTTTATTGGCATAAGCCAATTGTTCTTCagctagaaattaatcttacatTGATAAGAAATCCATTCCAAAATACTATTCTTACTCACTCATCTCTTCTGTATTGAACCTGTCTCGAAATTCATCTCCAACGAACTTTCTacattcaataattttttttctgagttcATCTCTTTCCAGTGGCACTTTTCTGGATCTTAAAAAGTTGTCCAACTTAGCACCTTCGGCCAGCAATGCTTTCACAGGATGGTCGGTACAGCTTTTCAGTATAGCATTCACAATCGAACTAGGTAAACTTATACAGCCGCTTGTAAGTCTGCCTTCGTGTTGCCTTGGTTTATATCGACCGGCATCTAAAGCCTGTTTCGTTGATTCTTCTAGACTAACTACGGGCTTGCATTTGACTGCAGTGCAGTAGATACGCTGTACTTAAATAGTTCAGATCTGAGAATGCAATAACATTTATTGTGATTCATGTTTTACCTTAAAGAAAATAATGTGGGAATTGCAGGATAACATCTTGACTTGAATTCATGTTTCTGTTTTGTTCTTCGACCAGCGTTGCCAATTTTCCAGATTTAGCTtgcaaaatcatatttttttcgctTCAACAGACACTTTAACTAACCAGGTGTTTatccagattttacagatttcaaCAGGTTTTGTCTGATCTCACCAGATCTTTTTCCTTTGGGCTCTAGATAATACATGATGAGATCTTTTGTGTTCATTGAAACGAGTCAGacagaattttcaaaaaatatcatgGCAACTCTGTCTCCGACTCCtatcgatgtcaacatttcataaggtcacataaaccaatgagagtttctctttgtttactttctcttttgttaatatctccttaattttgaCGTGTACTTTCAAAATATTCTTATATAATGAATCACAATATTCCCATGTTTCTAACAGTACTAAATATATAACGAacatttgtataataacgcagatatagtcaaaagagaaagtaaacaaggagaatctgtcaattgtttttatgcCCTTTTGAAATATTGACGTCGCTATGTTCGTTTACACGAGGGGTTAagcaattatttaaaaaaaaatccggcctcctgtcacgacgccatcttgatgagatcaaaatcggaacttcaaaatcagctgattgcaacgtaaacaaacaaacagtaatacttttgttttacgcgtttaccttgtttagtgcacgaaaattagtaaattttgggtcgactctctcacaataattgGTCGGTTTATCTAAAATACAGCAgccagtgttttgggacatcaaggggagataattttcacaatttgagagtcgcgatgaatatcaaaacatcgcaatgtttggggctcgaaacgcgaggggctcgacgtaatcggtatactttcaaatggctggtgctcacataccggtgtcagatgggtgaaAAAATCAAGCCTCGTAAGAgccaattctcggttgatttttcattagagcgtataagcaagtgacagtttctctttaatcactctctctttcgattattgtgatgtgattaaaaagattttctttgatatgactacaagcacagactaacagacatgacaatatgagtaaattcttatacaaataatttttcatgatgcactagttccacctatattgtactgcgcgaactatttactatcggtacaccccttgtgttatgtgaaagattttttactagttggtttcgcCTCGTTTGTCaaaaccgatcagctgcttgcagggatgcctgatttcatcataatatttgaaaatgaattatcacaataaattattggattacgttgataatatatttaactgttttagcgatgttggaaggtaaccatctatttttctcaacgttgctcatctagattattttttattgtgttggtaattttcacccgaaattaagtggcggcagaccagaagcaagtaaatattgtaacaaaacgggttcgattttgtattgcgttggaggatgagaagtagcacaattatgtatatagttttggcaatatgtattaaatctgtatcctgcatgaaattcgcatcgacgtatacaaatcaatacattacaggtaattctgtatgaatggcaactctgttggtaaatgaaaaaaataaacacagtctagatgacgccaggatgtttttgatagggtaatgtggcgacatcatgacatatgcgtgtactgtcccaattaaaggaatattcgaaatgaccgttaaaatgattgaagaatctaatttgagtgtcctgtctgttagtctgtgctacaaGGTCCCTTATTTACCAAATTGtacagaaattttgaaacattataTTAAACTACAATTTCAGTCATTCTAgttagcagcccttacacgtgacaatattattgtcaatccaaagtattgtcaataccgtcaattcaattggcttgataacttgagtccgtgtttttcgaaaaaatcaagtgTTTGtagctttaaatattgcaactgaatattgtaacattgagagaaacggtcattgtacatatttaactgtttcctctctggagagaaagtattgtaggattgatgagcaggtttgattttttgacaatattttcgtcaatccaatgaagtttccattacacgatcaaaagtattgtcaatactccttgtattgacaataatatcacagactaacagacatgacagtatgagtaaattcttataaaaataatttttcgttatgcactagttccacctatattgtactgcgcgaactatttactatctgtacaccccttgtgttatgtacaagttttttttactagttggtttcccctcgtttgtcaacaccgatcagctgcttgcagggatgcctgatttcatcaaaatatttgaaaatgaatcgtcacaataaattattggataacgttgataatatatttaattttttcgcgatgttggaaggtaaccatttatttgactcaacgttgttcatctagactatttttattgtgttggtagttttcacccgaaattaagtggcggcagaccaga comes from Malaya genurostris strain Urasoe2022 chromosome 3, Malgen_1.1, whole genome shotgun sequence and encodes:
- the LOC131438209 gene encoding methyltransferase-like protein 17, mitochondrial; this encodes MLSCNSHIIFFKRIYCTAVKCKPVVSLEESTKQALDAGRYKPRQHEGRLTSGCISLPSSIVNAILKSCTDHPVKALLAEGAKLDNFLRSRKVPLERDELRKKIIECRKFVGDEFRDRFNTEEMTEEQLAYANKVVEAQSKKRAKQQIYAWKPLDYDAYKSLEYLLGRSPAEFSVLMRIFEEIKKRDTEFKPRSFIDFGSGVGTGIWAVSNIWKENIFEYVLIDAASAMNELAESLLRGGEMNKAMNLRNVFFRQFLPASHNKFDIVLSAFSLFELSSKKARADVLENLWNKCDGYLVLVEQGSFAGYLLIEEARQFLLDKIAASGSDWHIFSPCPHHHQCPRLKLADGTPCNFESTYNKLPLGNHSEASKFLYSYVVFKKGLTNQTRFPRLVRPTLVRSKHSICRMCTEEGKLQEIIFTATKHEKNLYRCARSSKWGDLLPIKIT